The following coding sequences are from one Nicotiana tomentosiformis chromosome 3, ASM39032v3, whole genome shotgun sequence window:
- the LOC104092292 gene encoding uncharacterized protein isoform X6 produces the protein MHRIQKTKEKKIENASGIQQNIAVKPKKRKRVSMEEVQCDKHPVKIWIYECCSEVDPNIATRVASRVPQILNWNVTERPSFEKLCNGMLGESRNKLVFINISATVDELSALYLPMNVEYDVQKGIVSEDVCQFSVNESGYITPPSKRSNKQQQRNINSNALNDQSLLEEKYRISDFEKLRREYESFKKYVIESFEKMFNGNIPAHDFDQRSDENVENDFEKLSKDFFSFKKYVMDSFAKLFDENNNLRNRFSEKSDAKSDGMVDEHGNADIGSPNNNQDQGTNFVHVNETTQMNMISQVNQGDTNVLHDRLDSVGECQKGFPTFDGGDYPILRESQIAILE, from the exons ATGCATCGCATACAAAagacaaaggaaaaaaaaatcgaaaatgcGTCTGGTATACAACAAAATATTGCCGTTAAACCCAAAAAGAGAAAGCGCGTTAGCATGGAGGAAGTTCAATGTGATAAACATCCTGTGAAG ATTTGGATTTATGAGTGTTGTTCTGAAGTAGATCCCAATATTGCCACTCGTGTTGCAAGCCGAGTGCCACAGATACTAAATTGGAATGTAACAGAAAGGCCTAGCTTTGAGAAATTATGCAACGGCATGTTGGGAGAATCAAGGAACAAG TTggtgtttataaatatttctgcAACCGTGGATGAGTTAAGTGCATTATATTTGCCCATGAATGTTGAATATGATGTACAAAAAGGTATTGTTTCTGAGGATGTTTGTCAATTTAGTGTCAATGAATCTGGTTACATAACGCCGCCTTCGAAAAGGAGCAACAAGCAGCAGCAACGAAATATAAATAGTAATGCCCTAAATGATCAAAGCCTTTTGGAGGAAAAATATAGGATAAGTGACTTTGAAAAG CTGAGAAGGGAATATGAGTCTTTCAAAAAGTATGTGATAGAGTCATTCGAGAAAATGTTTAATGGTAATATACCCGCACACGATTTCGATCAAAGATCCGATGAGAATGTTGAGAATGATTTTGAAAAG CTTAGCAAGGATTTTTTTTCATTCAAGAAGTATGTGATGGACTCTTTTGCTAAATTATTTGATGAAAACAACAATCTTCGTAACAGATTCTCTGAGAAGAGTGATGCAAAG AGTGATGGAATGGTTGATGAGCACGGTAATGCAGACATCGGTTCTCCAAATAATAATCAAGACCAAGGTACTAATTTTGTTCATGTGAATGAGACCACCCAAATGAATATGATAAGCCAAGTCAACCAGGGAGATACCAATGTTCTTCATG ACAGGTTGGATAGTGTGGGTGAATGTCAAAAAGGTTTTCCTACGTTTGATGGTGGTGATTATCCGATTCTAAGGGAGTCTCAGATTGCTATACTTGAATAA
- the LOC104092292 gene encoding uncharacterized protein isoform X5, protein MRELIVDQIGSRMPTFPIVIESKDDLIDCFRAKRWQSDNDALKISLLYFIYTFLFFTISKRSFVSNRDFFLIESGEYEQFPWGNVIYQALIGLVRNKFRFVKKFHRFGGLPLALQIWIYECCSEVDPNIATRVASRVPQILNWNVTERPSFEKLCNGMLGESRNKLVFINISATVDELSALYLPMNVEYDVQKGIVSEDVCQFSVNESGYITPPSKRSNKQQQRNINSNALNDQSLLEEKYRISDFEKLRREYESFKKYVIESFEKMFNGNIPAHDFDQRSDENVENDFEKLSKDFFSFKKYVMDSFAKLFDENNNLRNRFSEKSDAKSDGMVDEHGNADIGSPNNNQDQGWIVWVNVKKVFLRLMVVIIRF, encoded by the exons ATGAGGGAACTTATAGTGGATCAAATAGGCTCAAGGATGCCTACTTTCCCGATCGTAATAGAGTCAAAGGACGACCTTATTGATTGTTTTAGGGCAAAGAGATGGCAGTCAGATAATGATGCTCTAAAGATTTCGTTATTGTACTTCATATATACTTTCTTATTTTTCACAATTAGTAAAAGATCCTTTGTAAGTAATCGAGATTTTTTTTTGATTGAGAGTGGGGAATACGAGCAGTTTCCATGGGGGAATGTTATATATCAAGCTTTGATTGGTTTGGTGAGAAATAAGTTTAGATTTGTAAAGAAGTTTCATAGGTTTGGCGGTTTACCACTTGCATTGCAGATTTGGATTTATGAGTGTTGTTCTGAAGTAGATCCCAATATTGCCACTCGTGTTGCAAGCCGAGTGCCACAGATACTAAATTGGAATGTAACAGAAAGGCCTAGCTTTGAGAAATTATGCAACGGCATGTTGGGAGAATCAAGGAACAAG TTggtgtttataaatatttctgcAACCGTGGATGAGTTAAGTGCATTATATTTGCCCATGAATGTTGAATATGATGTACAAAAAGGTATTGTTTCTGAGGATGTTTGTCAATTTAGTGTCAATGAATCTGGTTACATAACGCCGCCTTCGAAAAGGAGCAACAAGCAGCAGCAACGAAATATAAATAGTAATGCCCTAAATGATCAAAGCCTTTTGGAGGAAAAATATAGGATAAGTGACTTTGAAAAG CTGAGAAGGGAATATGAGTCTTTCAAAAAGTATGTGATAGAGTCATTCGAGAAAATGTTTAATGGTAATATACCCGCACACGATTTCGATCAAAGATCCGATGAGAATGTTGAGAATGATTTTGAAAAG CTTAGCAAGGATTTTTTTTCATTCAAGAAGTATGTGATGGACTCTTTTGCTAAATTATTTGATGAAAACAACAATCTTCGTAACAGATTCTCTGAGAAGAGTGATGCAAAG AGTGATGGAATGGTTGATGAGCACGGTAATGCAGACATCGGTTCTCCAAATAATAATCAAGACCAAG GTTGGATAGTGTGGGTGAATGTCAAAAAGGTTTTCCTACGTTTGATGGTGGTGATTATCCGATTCTAA
- the LOC104092292 gene encoding uncharacterized protein isoform X2: protein MRELIVDQIGSRMPTFPIVIESKDDLIDCFRAKRWQSDNDALKISLLYFIYTFLFFTISKRSFVSNRDFFLIESGEYEQFPWGNVIYQALIGLVRNKFRFVKKFHRFGGLPLALQIWIYECCSEVDPNIATRVASRVPQILNWNVTERPSFEKLCNGMLGESRNKLVFINISATVDELSALYLPMNVEYDVQKGIVSEDVCQFSVNESGYITPPSKRSNKQQQRNINSNALNDQSLLEEKYRISDFEKLRREYESFKKYVIESFEKMFNGNIPAHDFDQRSDENVENDFEKLSKDFFSFKKYVMDSFAKLFDENNNLRNRFSEKSDAKSDGMVDEHGNADIGSPNNNQDQGTNFVHVNETTQMNMISQVNQGDTNVLHGIFGGWIVWVNVKKVFLRLMVVIIRF from the exons ATGAGGGAACTTATAGTGGATCAAATAGGCTCAAGGATGCCTACTTTCCCGATCGTAATAGAGTCAAAGGACGACCTTATTGATTGTTTTAGGGCAAAGAGATGGCAGTCAGATAATGATGCTCTAAAGATTTCGTTATTGTACTTCATATATACTTTCTTATTTTTCACAATTAGTAAAAGATCCTTTGTAAGTAATCGAGATTTTTTTTTGATTGAGAGTGGGGAATACGAGCAGTTTCCATGGGGGAATGTTATATATCAAGCTTTGATTGGTTTGGTGAGAAATAAGTTTAGATTTGTAAAGAAGTTTCATAGGTTTGGCGGTTTACCACTTGCATTGCAGATTTGGATTTATGAGTGTTGTTCTGAAGTAGATCCCAATATTGCCACTCGTGTTGCAAGCCGAGTGCCACAGATACTAAATTGGAATGTAACAGAAAGGCCTAGCTTTGAGAAATTATGCAACGGCATGTTGGGAGAATCAAGGAACAAG TTggtgtttataaatatttctgcAACCGTGGATGAGTTAAGTGCATTATATTTGCCCATGAATGTTGAATATGATGTACAAAAAGGTATTGTTTCTGAGGATGTTTGTCAATTTAGTGTCAATGAATCTGGTTACATAACGCCGCCTTCGAAAAGGAGCAACAAGCAGCAGCAACGAAATATAAATAGTAATGCCCTAAATGATCAAAGCCTTTTGGAGGAAAAATATAGGATAAGTGACTTTGAAAAG CTGAGAAGGGAATATGAGTCTTTCAAAAAGTATGTGATAGAGTCATTCGAGAAAATGTTTAATGGTAATATACCCGCACACGATTTCGATCAAAGATCCGATGAGAATGTTGAGAATGATTTTGAAAAG CTTAGCAAGGATTTTTTTTCATTCAAGAAGTATGTGATGGACTCTTTTGCTAAATTATTTGATGAAAACAACAATCTTCGTAACAGATTCTCTGAGAAGAGTGATGCAAAG AGTGATGGAATGGTTGATGAGCACGGTAATGCAGACATCGGTTCTCCAAATAATAATCAAGACCAAGGTACTAATTTTGTTCATGTGAATGAGACCACCCAAATGAATATGATAAGCCAAGTCAACCAGGGAGATACCAATGTTCTTCATGGTATATTTGGAG GTTGGATAGTGTGGGTGAATGTCAAAAAGGTTTTCCTACGTTTGATGGTGGTGATTATCCGATTCTAA
- the LOC104092292 gene encoding uncharacterized protein isoform X4 encodes MRELIVDQIGSRMPTFPIVIESKDDLIDCFRAKRWQSDNDALKISLLYFIYTFLFFTISKRSFVSNRDFFLIESGEYEQFPWGNVIYQALIGLVRNKFRFVKKFHRFGGLPLALQIWIYECCSEVDPNIATRVASRVPQILNWNVTERPSFEKLCNGMLGESRNKLVFINISATVDELSALYLPMNVEYDVQKGIVSEDVCQFSVNESGYITPPSKRSNKQQQRNINSNALNDQSLLEEKYRISDFEKLRREYESFKKYVIESFEKMFNGNIPAHDFDQRSDENVENDFEKLSKDFFSFKKYVMDSFAKLFDENNNLRNRFSEKSDAKSDGMVDEHGNADIGSPNNNQDQDRLDSVGECQKGFPTFDGGDYPILRESQIAILE; translated from the exons ATGAGGGAACTTATAGTGGATCAAATAGGCTCAAGGATGCCTACTTTCCCGATCGTAATAGAGTCAAAGGACGACCTTATTGATTGTTTTAGGGCAAAGAGATGGCAGTCAGATAATGATGCTCTAAAGATTTCGTTATTGTACTTCATATATACTTTCTTATTTTTCACAATTAGTAAAAGATCCTTTGTAAGTAATCGAGATTTTTTTTTGATTGAGAGTGGGGAATACGAGCAGTTTCCATGGGGGAATGTTATATATCAAGCTTTGATTGGTTTGGTGAGAAATAAGTTTAGATTTGTAAAGAAGTTTCATAGGTTTGGCGGTTTACCACTTGCATTGCAGATTTGGATTTATGAGTGTTGTTCTGAAGTAGATCCCAATATTGCCACTCGTGTTGCAAGCCGAGTGCCACAGATACTAAATTGGAATGTAACAGAAAGGCCTAGCTTTGAGAAATTATGCAACGGCATGTTGGGAGAATCAAGGAACAAG TTggtgtttataaatatttctgcAACCGTGGATGAGTTAAGTGCATTATATTTGCCCATGAATGTTGAATATGATGTACAAAAAGGTATTGTTTCTGAGGATGTTTGTCAATTTAGTGTCAATGAATCTGGTTACATAACGCCGCCTTCGAAAAGGAGCAACAAGCAGCAGCAACGAAATATAAATAGTAATGCCCTAAATGATCAAAGCCTTTTGGAGGAAAAATATAGGATAAGTGACTTTGAAAAG CTGAGAAGGGAATATGAGTCTTTCAAAAAGTATGTGATAGAGTCATTCGAGAAAATGTTTAATGGTAATATACCCGCACACGATTTCGATCAAAGATCCGATGAGAATGTTGAGAATGATTTTGAAAAG CTTAGCAAGGATTTTTTTTCATTCAAGAAGTATGTGATGGACTCTTTTGCTAAATTATTTGATGAAAACAACAATCTTCGTAACAGATTCTCTGAGAAGAGTGATGCAAAG AGTGATGGAATGGTTGATGAGCACGGTAATGCAGACATCGGTTCTCCAAATAATAATCAAGACCAAG ACAGGTTGGATAGTGTGGGTGAATGTCAAAAAGGTTTTCCTACGTTTGATGGTGGTGATTATCCGATTCTAAGGGAGTCTCAGATTGCTATACTTGAATAA
- the LOC104092292 gene encoding uncharacterized protein isoform X3 — translation MRELIVDQIGSRMPTFPIVIESKDDLIDCFRAKRWQSDNDALKISLLYFIYTFLFFTISKRSFVSNRDFFLIESGEYEQFPWGNVIYQALIGLVRNKFRFVKKFHRFGGLPLALQIWIYECCSEVDPNIATRVASRVPQILNWNVTERPSFEKLCNGMLGESRNKLVFINISATVDELSALYLPMNVEYDVQKGIVSEDVCQFSVNESGYITPPSKRSNKQQQRNINSNALNDQSLLEEKYRISDFEKLRREYESFKKYVIESFEKMFNGNIPAHDFDQRSDENVENDFEKLSKDFFSFKKYVMDSFAKLFDENNNLRNRFSEKSDAKSDGMVDEHGNADIGSPNNNQDQGTNFVHVNETTQMNMISQVNQGDTNVLHGWIVWVNVKKVFLRLMVVIIRF, via the exons ATGAGGGAACTTATAGTGGATCAAATAGGCTCAAGGATGCCTACTTTCCCGATCGTAATAGAGTCAAAGGACGACCTTATTGATTGTTTTAGGGCAAAGAGATGGCAGTCAGATAATGATGCTCTAAAGATTTCGTTATTGTACTTCATATATACTTTCTTATTTTTCACAATTAGTAAAAGATCCTTTGTAAGTAATCGAGATTTTTTTTTGATTGAGAGTGGGGAATACGAGCAGTTTCCATGGGGGAATGTTATATATCAAGCTTTGATTGGTTTGGTGAGAAATAAGTTTAGATTTGTAAAGAAGTTTCATAGGTTTGGCGGTTTACCACTTGCATTGCAGATTTGGATTTATGAGTGTTGTTCTGAAGTAGATCCCAATATTGCCACTCGTGTTGCAAGCCGAGTGCCACAGATACTAAATTGGAATGTAACAGAAAGGCCTAGCTTTGAGAAATTATGCAACGGCATGTTGGGAGAATCAAGGAACAAG TTggtgtttataaatatttctgcAACCGTGGATGAGTTAAGTGCATTATATTTGCCCATGAATGTTGAATATGATGTACAAAAAGGTATTGTTTCTGAGGATGTTTGTCAATTTAGTGTCAATGAATCTGGTTACATAACGCCGCCTTCGAAAAGGAGCAACAAGCAGCAGCAACGAAATATAAATAGTAATGCCCTAAATGATCAAAGCCTTTTGGAGGAAAAATATAGGATAAGTGACTTTGAAAAG CTGAGAAGGGAATATGAGTCTTTCAAAAAGTATGTGATAGAGTCATTCGAGAAAATGTTTAATGGTAATATACCCGCACACGATTTCGATCAAAGATCCGATGAGAATGTTGAGAATGATTTTGAAAAG CTTAGCAAGGATTTTTTTTCATTCAAGAAGTATGTGATGGACTCTTTTGCTAAATTATTTGATGAAAACAACAATCTTCGTAACAGATTCTCTGAGAAGAGTGATGCAAAG AGTGATGGAATGGTTGATGAGCACGGTAATGCAGACATCGGTTCTCCAAATAATAATCAAGACCAAGGTACTAATTTTGTTCATGTGAATGAGACCACCCAAATGAATATGATAAGCCAAGTCAACCAGGGAGATACCAATGTTCTTCATG GTTGGATAGTGTGGGTGAATGTCAAAAAGGTTTTCCTACGTTTGATGGTGGTGATTATCCGATTCTAA
- the LOC138908651 gene encoding uncharacterized protein, with protein sequence MTMTFNIAESLNSSIREARKLPIQQLLEEIRMLINRWNYTNRNTAQAKFTKLTVKYNAILDENLDASQHMMVRPLTENLHSVIDNGRLFIVCLRERTYESTWTMPVEVLEQVVLPPVGNKMPGRPKKVRYKKVSETQAKRPKSSCGQCRREGHNRRTCRNIPNNH encoded by the exons ATGACAATGACTTTCAACATTGCAGAGTCATTAAATTCATCAATTAGGGAAGCGAGGAAACTTCCGATACAACAATTACTGGAAGAAATTCGAATGTTGATCAACAGGTGGAACTACACAAATCGAAACACTGCACAAGCGAAATTTACAAAGCTTACCGTAAAATACAATGCTATACTGGATGAAAATCTTGATGCATCACAACATATGATG GTGAGACCATTAACTGAAAACTTACATTCAGTTATTGACAATGGGAGGTTGTTCATCGTTTGCCTTAGGGAAAGGACAT ATGAAAGTACATGGACAATGCCTGTAGAGGTATTAGAACAAGTTGTATTGCCACCAGTCGGGAATAAGATGCCTGGAAGACCTAAGAAGGTGAGATACAAGAAGGTTTCAGAAACACAAGCTAAGAGGCCAAAGAGTTCATGTGGACAATGTAGACGTGAGGGCCACAATAGGAGAACATGTAGAAATATACCTAATAACCACTGA
- the LOC104092292 gene encoding uncharacterized protein isoform X1, whose protein sequence is MRELIVDQIGSRMPTFPIVIESKDDLIDCFRAKRWQSDNDALKISLLYFIYTFLFFTISKRSFVSNRDFFLIESGEYEQFPWGNVIYQALIGLVRNKFRFVKKFHRFGGLPLALQIWIYECCSEVDPNIATRVASRVPQILNWNVTERPSFEKLCNGMLGESRNKLVFINISATVDELSALYLPMNVEYDVQKGIVSEDVCQFSVNESGYITPPSKRSNKQQQRNINSNALNDQSLLEEKYRISDFEKLRREYESFKKYVIESFEKMFNGNIPAHDFDQRSDENVENDFEKLSKDFFSFKKYVMDSFAKLFDENNNLRNRFSEKSDAKSDGMVDEHGNADIGSPNNNQDQGTNFVHVNETTQMNMISQVNQGDTNVLHDRLDSVGECQKGFPTFDGGDYPILRESQIAILE, encoded by the exons ATGAGGGAACTTATAGTGGATCAAATAGGCTCAAGGATGCCTACTTTCCCGATCGTAATAGAGTCAAAGGACGACCTTATTGATTGTTTTAGGGCAAAGAGATGGCAGTCAGATAATGATGCTCTAAAGATTTCGTTATTGTACTTCATATATACTTTCTTATTTTTCACAATTAGTAAAAGATCCTTTGTAAGTAATCGAGATTTTTTTTTGATTGAGAGTGGGGAATACGAGCAGTTTCCATGGGGGAATGTTATATATCAAGCTTTGATTGGTTTGGTGAGAAATAAGTTTAGATTTGTAAAGAAGTTTCATAGGTTTGGCGGTTTACCACTTGCATTGCAGATTTGGATTTATGAGTGTTGTTCTGAAGTAGATCCCAATATTGCCACTCGTGTTGCAAGCCGAGTGCCACAGATACTAAATTGGAATGTAACAGAAAGGCCTAGCTTTGAGAAATTATGCAACGGCATGTTGGGAGAATCAAGGAACAAG TTggtgtttataaatatttctgcAACCGTGGATGAGTTAAGTGCATTATATTTGCCCATGAATGTTGAATATGATGTACAAAAAGGTATTGTTTCTGAGGATGTTTGTCAATTTAGTGTCAATGAATCTGGTTACATAACGCCGCCTTCGAAAAGGAGCAACAAGCAGCAGCAACGAAATATAAATAGTAATGCCCTAAATGATCAAAGCCTTTTGGAGGAAAAATATAGGATAAGTGACTTTGAAAAG CTGAGAAGGGAATATGAGTCTTTCAAAAAGTATGTGATAGAGTCATTCGAGAAAATGTTTAATGGTAATATACCCGCACACGATTTCGATCAAAGATCCGATGAGAATGTTGAGAATGATTTTGAAAAG CTTAGCAAGGATTTTTTTTCATTCAAGAAGTATGTGATGGACTCTTTTGCTAAATTATTTGATGAAAACAACAATCTTCGTAACAGATTCTCTGAGAAGAGTGATGCAAAG AGTGATGGAATGGTTGATGAGCACGGTAATGCAGACATCGGTTCTCCAAATAATAATCAAGACCAAGGTACTAATTTTGTTCATGTGAATGAGACCACCCAAATGAATATGATAAGCCAAGTCAACCAGGGAGATACCAATGTTCTTCATG ACAGGTTGGATAGTGTGGGTGAATGTCAAAAAGGTTTTCCTACGTTTGATGGTGGTGATTATCCGATTCTAAGGGAGTCTCAGATTGCTATACTTGAATAA